The genomic region CCGACCTGTTCGGCGAGCAGGCCGTTCTGTGTGGCGGTACCGTCGAGCTGGTCAAGGCCGGTTTCGAAACCCTGGTTGAAGCGGGCTACGCGCCAGAAATGGCCTACTTCGAGTGCCTGCACGAACTGAAGCTGATCGTTGACCTCATGTACGAAGGCGGTATCGCCAACATGAACTACTCGATCTCCAACAACGCCGAGTACGGCGAGTACGTGACCGGTCCGGAAGTCATCAACGCCGAATCCCGTCAGGCCATGCGCAACGCTCTGAAGCGCATCCAGGACGGCGAATACGCGAAGATGTTCATCGCCGAAGGCGCGACCAACTATCCATCGATGACCGCCAAGCGTCGTAACAACGCCGCTCACGGCATCGAAATCATCGGCGAGCAACTGCGCTCGATGATGCCGTGGATCAGTGCGAACAAGATCGTCGACAAAGCCAAGAACTAAGTTCGAAGCCTGTCTGGAAAAACGCGGCTTAGGCCGCGTTTTTTCGTTTAGGGGGCGGCTTCTGGTATAAAGCTGCATCGTTTCGCGGTCGAATGCCGGTCGCGAACTTCTGTCGAATTCTTTTTCACCGTTGCAAGGTACTGTCCATGAGCGAACGTCCCGAAGAGCCGAACCAGGCTCCTGACGCCGAAAGCCTGCTGCCGATCGATGAACATGTCGAAGAAGGGCATGACGCCGAAGGCCGTAAGGTCCGGCATCGTGGTATCTATCTGCTGCCGAACCTCTTCACCACCGCGAACCTGTTCGCCGGCTTCTACGCCATCATCAGTGCAATGAGCGCACAGAGCGCCGCCAGCGCCGGTGATCCGGCCGGGGCGAGCAAGTATTTCGCATTTTCCGCGATTGCAATCTTCGTCGCCATGGTGCTGGATGGCCTGGACGGGCGGGTTGCCCGGATGACCAATACCCAGAGTGCCTTCGGTGCCGAATATGATTCGCTGTCCGATATGGTCGCGTTTGGTGTCGCTCCGGCGCTGCTGGCTTTTGGCTGGGCGCTGGGTGACATGGGCAAGGTCGGCTGGATGGTGGCCTTCATCTATGTAGCGGGCGCTGCCTTGCGTCTGGCGAGGTTCAACACCCAGGTCGGCACTGCCGACAAGCGCTACTTCATCGGTCTGGCCAGTCCGGCGGCTGCCGGTGTGGTGGCCGGTACGGTCTGGGCGTTCAGCGACTACGGTATCCAGGGTTCGAAGATGTCATTCCTGGTGGCCCTGCTGGTGGCGGCGGCCGGCATGCTGATGGTCAGCAATATCAAGTACAACAGCTTCAAGGAGCTGGACCTCAAGGGGCGCGTGCCGTTCGTGGCGATTCTCGCGGTGGTGCTGGTGTTTGCCGTGGTCTTCAGCGATCCGCCACGTATCCTGTTGCTGATCTTCCTCGCTTACGCGGCGTCGGGCCCGATTCAGTACTTGTTACACTTGCGCCGGAACAAGTGATGTAATTTCCCCCAGACTCCGTAGTCTATTGGTGCATCTGTCATCCAGTTCTGCGGAGTCATCATGCTGATCAAGCTTCCCAAGACCTCTGACTCCCGGGAGTCGGAGGTCACTCCCGAGGCACTATATCTCTCTCGCCGCAGCCTGCTGGGCGGTTCGTTGGGTGCGTTGGCGCTCGGTAGCCTGCCGCGTTGGGCCAGTGCCGGGCCAGCCGCGCATTACGCCGATGTCGAGGCGGGAAACGCACCGGCCTGGTTTACCGGCAAGCTGCCGGATACCCGTTGGGGGGCGATCACGGCCGGGGATGAAAGCATTACCCCGTACAAGGATGCGACGCACTACAACAACTTCTATGAGTTCGGCACCGACAAGGGCGACCCGGCGCAGAATGCCGGGTCGTTGAAGACCGAGCCCTGGTCGGTGGTGATCGATGGTGAGGTCGGCAAGCCAGGGCGTTATGCCCTCGAAGACTTCATGAAGCCCTATCAGTTGGAAGAGCGGATCTATCGCTTGCGTTGCGTCGAGGCCTGGTCGATGGTGATCCCGTGGATAGGTTTTCCGATCTCGGCGTTGCTCAAGCAGGTCGAGCCGACCTCCAAGGCCAAGTACATTCGTTTCGAAACCCTGCAGGATCCCAAGAGCATGCCGGGGCAGCGTTCCGGTTTCGCCCTGATCGACTGGCCTTATGTCGAGGGGTTGCGCCTGGATGAAGCGATGAACCCCTTGGCGATTCTGGCCGTGGGCATGTATGGGCGGGAGTTGCCGAACCAGAATGGCGCGCCATTGCGTCTTGTCGTGCCGTGGAAATATGGCTTCAAGAGCGTCAAATCCATTGTGCGCATCAGTCTGGTGGAGCAGCAGCCGAAAACCACCTGGCAGAGCATTGCGGCGGATGAGTACGGCTTCTATGCCAACGTCAATCCGACGGTCGACCATCCGCGTTGGACTCAGGCCCGTGAACGGCGCCTGCCGAGCGGGCTGTTCAGTCCGAATGTGCGGGAGACGCAGATGTTCAATGGTTACGCCGAGGAGGTGGCTTCCTTGTATACCGGTATGGATCTGCGGAAGAACTATTGATGCGATATCTGTTCTGGCGCTTGAGTGTGTTTGTCGTCGTGGCGATTTGGCCGCTGCTGTGGCTGTATCAGGCCTGGATCTTTGCCCTTGGGCCGGATCCGGGCAAGGTGCTGGTTGATCGGTTGGGATTGGGGACATTGATTCTGTTGTTGATCACGCTGGGAATGACGCCGCTGCAGAAGTTGAGCGGTTGGCCTGGCTGGATAGCGGTGCGCCGGCAGTTGGGTCTCTGGTGTTTTGCCTATGTAGTGCTGCATCTGGTGGCGTATCTGGTCTTTGTGCTGGGGTTGGACTGGTCGCAGTTGGGCGTGGAGCTGAGCAAACGGCCCTACATCATTGTGGGTGCCTTGGGCTTTCTCGGTCTGTTGGCGCTTTCCGTTACGTCGAATCGCTATAGCCAGCGCCGTCTGGGCAAGACCTGGAAGAAGCTGCATCGCCTGGCCTATGTGATTCTGGGGCTGGGGCTGCTGCACATGCTGTGGATCGTGAGGGCGGATCTGAAGGAGTGGTCGGTATATGCCGGTATCGGTGCTTTGCTACTACTCTTGCGTATCCCGGTGATAGCGCGGCGGATTCCACGCCTTGCCGCAAAAAGACCGACAACCCCCTCCCTGTAGGAGCCGGCGTTCCGGCTTGCCCGCGAAGGGGGCCTTGAGCCTTGCATCGCCGTGGCGGGCTTATTCGCGCGCAAGTCGGATCGCCGCACCGCTGGCTCCTATAAGGAAGGGGCATAGGGTTTCTGGCCTTTATGACAGAAATCTGAAAATAACGGTTGACGCTCGCTGTCAGGGGCCTATAATTCGCCCCACTTCCGGCGCAGCCAGAACGGAAAACTCTTTGAAATTCAACGAGTTATCTAGTTTCAGGCGGTGCAGCTTCAGATCATCGAAGCACGGAACAAGCTGTAAAAGAGGTGTTGACAGCAGCGTGTAACGCTGTAGAATTCGCCTCCCGCTGACGAGAGATCGGAAGCGCAAGTGGTTGAAGTTGAAGAGGAAATTCTGAAACTTCTGAAAATAATCACTTGACAGCAAATGAGGCTGCTGTAGAATGCGCGCCTCGGTTGAGCGAACAGCTCACCCACCGCTCTTTAACAACTGAATCAAGCAATTCGTGTGGGTGCTTGTGGTGTCAGACTGAATAGTCACTAGATTATCAGCAACGCAAGTTACTCCGCGAGAAATCAAAGATGTAACCAACGATTGCTGAGCCAAGTTTAGGGTTTTCTCAAAACCCAAGCAGTATTGAACTGAAGAGTTTGATCATGGCTCAGATTGAACGCTGGCGGCAGGCCTAACACATGCAAGTCGAGCGGATGAGAAGAGCTTGCTCTTCGATTCAGCGGCGGACGGGTGAGTAATGCCTAGGAATCTGCCTGGTAGTGGGGGACAACGTTTCGAAAGGAACGCTAATACCGCATACGTCCTACGGGAGAAAGCAGGGGACCTTCGGGCCTTGCGCTATCAGATGAGCCTAGGTCGGATTAGCTAGTTGGTGAGGTAATGGCTCACCAAGGCGACGATCCGTAACTGGTCTGAGAGGATGATCAGTCACACTGGAACTGAGACACGGTCCAGACTCCTACGGGAGGCAGCAGTGGGGAATATTGGACAATGGGCGAAAGCCTGATCCAGCCATGCCGCGTGTGTGAAGAAGGTCTTCGGATTGTAAAGCACTTTAAGTTGGGAGGAAGGGCATTAACCTAATACGTTAGTGTTTTGACGTTACCGACAGAATAAGCACCGGCTAACTCTGTGCCAGCAGCCGCGGTAATACAGAGGGTGCAAGCGTTAATCGGAATTACTGGGCGTAAAGCGCGCGTAGGTGGTTCGTTAAGTTGGATGTGAAATCCCCGGGCTCAACCTGGGAACTGCATCCAAAACTGGCGAGCTAGAGTAGGGTAGAGGGTGGTGGAATTTCCTGTGTAGCGGTGAAATGCGTAGATATAGGAAGGAACACCAGTGGCGAAGGCGACCACCTGGACTCATACTGACACTGAGGTGCGAAAGCGTGGGGAGCAAACAGGATTAGATACCCTGGTAGTCCACGCCGTAAACGATGTCAACTAGCCGTTGGGAACCTTGAGTTCTTAGTGGCGCAGCTAACGCATTAAGTTGACCGCCTGGGGAGTACGGCCGCAAGGTTAAAACTCAAATGAATTGACGGGGGCCCGCACAAGCGGTGGAGCATGTGGTTTAATTCGAAGCAACGCGAAGAACCTTACCAGGCCTTGACATGCAGAGAACTTTCCAGAGATGGATTGGTGCCTTCGGGAACTCTGACACAGGTGCTGCATGGCTGTCGTCAGCTCGTGTCGTGAGATGTTGGGTTAAGTCCCGTAACGAGCGCAACCCTTGTCCTTAGTTACCAGCACGTCATGGTGGGCACTCTAAGGAGACTGCCGGTGACAAACCGGAGGAAGGTGGGGATGACGTCAAGTCATCATGGCCCTTACGGCCTGGGCTACACACGTGCTACAATGGTCGGTACAGAGGGTTGCCAAGCCGCGAGGTGGAGCTAATCCCACAAAACCGATCGTAGTCCGGATCGCAGTCTGCAACTCGACTGCGTGAAGTCGGAATCGCTAGTAATCGCGAATCAGAATGTCGCGGTGAATACGTTCCCGGGCCTTGTACACACCGCCCGTCACACCATGGGAGTGGGTTGCACCAGAAGTAGCTAGTCTAACCTTCGGGAGGACGGTTACCACGGTGTGATTCATGACTGGGGTGAAGTCGTAACAAGGTAGCCGTAGGGGAACCTGCGGCTGGATCACCTCCTTAATCGACGACATCAGCTGCACCATAAGTTCCCACACGAATTGCTTGATTCATTGAAGAAGACGATAGAAGCAGCCCGATATTGGGTCTGTAGCTCAGTTGGTTAGAGCGCACCCCTGATAAGGGTGAGGTCGGCAGTTCGAATCTGCCCAGACCCACCAGTTTAGGTGGGAAGTTGTAGGAACCTGTAGCGATACGGGGCCATAGCTCAGCTGGGAGAGCGCCTGCCTTGCACGCAGGAGGTCAACGGTTCGATCCCGTTTGGCTCCACCATTTACTGCGGTTAACTGTTTCTGCGTTAAAGCTTAGAAATGAGCATTCCATCGTTGTGATGGTGAATGTTGATTTCTAGTCTTTGATTAGATCGTTCTTTAAAAATTTGGGTATGTGATAGAAAGATAGACTGAACGTTACTTTCACTGGTAACGGATCAGGCTAAGGTAAAATTTGTGAGTAATTGCAAATTTTCGGCGAATGTCGTCTTCATAGTATAACCAGATTGCTTGGGGTTATATGGTCAAGTGAAGAAGCGCATACGGTGGATGCCTTGGCAGTCAGAGGCGATGAAAGACGTGGTAGCCTGCGAAAAGCTTCG from Pseudomonas asplenii harbors:
- the pssA gene encoding CDP-diacylglycerol--serine O-phosphatidyltransferase; amino-acid sequence: MSERPEEPNQAPDAESLLPIDEHVEEGHDAEGRKVRHRGIYLLPNLFTTANLFAGFYAIISAMSAQSAASAGDPAGASKYFAFSAIAIFVAMVLDGLDGRVARMTNTQSAFGAEYDSLSDMVAFGVAPALLAFGWALGDMGKVGWMVAFIYVAGAALRLARFNTQVGTADKRYFIGLASPAAAGVVAGTVWAFSDYGIQGSKMSFLVALLVAAAGMLMVSNIKYNSFKELDLKGRVPFVAILAVVLVFAVVFSDPPRILLLIFLAYAASGPIQYLLHLRRNK
- the msrP gene encoding protein-methionine-sulfoxide reductase catalytic subunit MsrP, with protein sequence MLIKLPKTSDSRESEVTPEALYLSRRSLLGGSLGALALGSLPRWASAGPAAHYADVEAGNAPAWFTGKLPDTRWGAITAGDESITPYKDATHYNNFYEFGTDKGDPAQNAGSLKTEPWSVVIDGEVGKPGRYALEDFMKPYQLEERIYRLRCVEAWSMVIPWIGFPISALLKQVEPTSKAKYIRFETLQDPKSMPGQRSGFALIDWPYVEGLRLDEAMNPLAILAVGMYGRELPNQNGAPLRLVVPWKYGFKSVKSIVRISLVEQQPKTTWQSIAADEYGFYANVNPTVDHPRWTQARERRLPSGLFSPNVRETQMFNGYAEEVASLYTGMDLRKNY
- the msrQ gene encoding protein-methionine-sulfoxide reductase heme-binding subunit MsrQ; this encodes MRYLFWRLSVFVVVAIWPLLWLYQAWIFALGPDPGKVLVDRLGLGTLILLLITLGMTPLQKLSGWPGWIAVRRQLGLWCFAYVVLHLVAYLVFVLGLDWSQLGVELSKRPYIIVGALGFLGLLALSVTSNRYSQRRLGKTWKKLHRLAYVILGLGLLHMLWIVRADLKEWSVYAGIGALLLLLRIPVIARRIPRLAAKRPTTPSL